The following coding sequences are from one Streptomyces sp. NBC_01485 window:
- a CDS encoding homoserine dehydrogenase, with product MRTRPLKVALLGCGVVGSEVARIMTTHADDLAARIGAPVELAGVAVRRPSKVRDGIDPALVTTDATALVKRGDIDVVVEVIGGIEPARTLITTAFEYGASVVSANKALLAQDGAALHAAAEEHGEDLYYEAAVAGAIPLIRPLRESLAGDKVNRVLGIVNGTTNFILDKMDSTGAGYQEALDEATALGYAEADPTADVEAFDAAAKAAILAGIAFHTRVRLDDVYREGMTEVTASDFASARAMGCTIKLLAICERAADGGSVTARVHPAMIPLTHPLASVRGAYNAVFVESDAAGQLMFYGPGAGGAPTASAVLGDLVAVCRNRLSGATGPGESAYAALPVSPMGDVVTRYHISLDVADKPGVLAQVATVFAEHGVSIDTVRQQGNNGEASLVVVTHRASDASLTGTVEALRKLDTVRGVASIMRVEGE from the coding sequence ATGCGTACGCGTCCGCTGAAGGTGGCGCTGCTGGGCTGTGGAGTGGTCGGCTCAGAGGTGGCGCGCATCATGACGACGCACGCCGACGACCTCGCCGCGAGGATCGGCGCCCCTGTGGAGCTCGCGGGCGTCGCCGTCCGACGGCCCTCCAAGGTCCGGGACGGCATCGACCCCGCCCTCGTCACCACCGACGCCACCGCCCTCGTCAAACGCGGCGACATCGACGTCGTCGTCGAGGTCATCGGCGGCATCGAGCCCGCTCGTACGCTCATCACCACCGCCTTCGAGTACGGCGCCTCCGTCGTCTCCGCGAACAAGGCGCTCCTCGCGCAGGACGGCGCCGCGCTGCACGCCGCCGCCGAGGAGCACGGCGAGGACCTGTACTACGAGGCCGCCGTCGCCGGTGCCATCCCGCTGATCCGGCCGCTGCGCGAGTCCCTCGCCGGCGACAAGGTGAACCGGGTGCTCGGCATCGTCAACGGCACCACCAACTTCATCCTCGACAAGATGGACTCCACCGGCGCCGGGTATCAGGAGGCCCTCGACGAGGCCACCGCCCTGGGGTACGCCGAGGCCGACCCCACCGCCGACGTCGAGGCCTTCGACGCCGCCGCCAAGGCCGCCATCCTCGCCGGGATCGCCTTCCACACGCGCGTGCGCCTCGACGACGTCTACCGCGAGGGCATGACCGAGGTGACGGCGTCCGACTTCGCCTCCGCCCGGGCGATGGGCTGCACCATCAAACTGCTCGCCATCTGTGAGCGGGCCGCCGACGGCGGGTCGGTCACCGCCCGCGTGCACCCCGCGATGATTCCGCTGACCCACCCGCTCGCCTCCGTGCGCGGCGCCTACAACGCCGTGTTCGTGGAGTCGGACGCGGCCGGGCAGCTCATGTTCTACGGCCCCGGCGCCGGCGGTGCTCCCACCGCCTCCGCCGTGCTCGGCGACCTCGTCGCCGTCTGCCGCAACCGGCTCAGCGGGGCAACGGGGCCCGGCGAGTCGGCGTACGCCGCCCTGCCGGTGTCGCCCATGGGCGATGTCGTCACCCGCTACCACATCAGCCTCGACGTGGCCGACAAACCTGGCGTACTCGCCCAGGTGGCGACCGTCTTCGCTGAGCACGGGGTGTCGATCGATACCGTTCGGCAGCAGGGCAACAACGGCGAGGCCTCTCTCGTCGTCGTCACCCACCGCGCGTCCGACGCCTCCCTGACCGGGACCGTCGAGGCGCTGCGCAAGCTCGACACCGTGCGGGGTGTCGCAAGCATCATGCGGGTTGAAGGAGAGTAA